Proteins encoded in a region of the Mucilaginibacter sabulilitoris genome:
- a CDS encoding N-acyl-D-amino-acid deacylase family protein has translation MVKRLFYTLLMLLVCGVCYGQQHFDIILKNGKIIDGAGNPWFYGDIGINKDKIVSIGDLSKSKADKTIDATSLIIAPGFIDVHTHIEGDEKKTPSADNFIYDGVTTVITGNCGSSNINIAQYFKQLESIKLSVNVATLIGHNDVREAVLGKAAVTPNEKQLQKMQAIVEQAMRDGAVGFSTGLIYTPGLYSKTPEVVALAKAAAKYHGVYTSHMRNETDKIFDAIAEAIDIGRQANIPVEISHFKVGLPNWNCSADMIAMVEKARQEGLDVTVDQYPYTASSTTLNVLLPDWLQDGGHDSVLKRLNNPLIHQKVVAEMITDMKRRTREHFDYAVVAHCDGDPSINGKNIMQINIDKGRPSTIPNEIETILNITKIGSASMVFHGLNEVDVERILQYPLTMVASDSGIRLFGAGVPHPRGYGSNARVLAYYVREKNIIRLEDAVRKMTSLPAQKFHLTNRGLLQPGMFADIVIFDANTVKDQSTFEHPHAYSTGFKYVLVNGNITVDNFKHIGTRKGVILHGPGYQQK, from the coding sequence ATGGTTAAAAGGCTGTTTTATACTTTACTAATGCTGCTTGTGTGCGGTGTTTGTTATGGTCAGCAGCATTTTGACATCATCCTTAAAAACGGTAAAATAATTGATGGCGCCGGCAATCCGTGGTTTTACGGCGATATAGGTATTAATAAAGATAAGATTGTAAGCATAGGCGATCTTTCTAAAAGCAAAGCCGATAAAACCATTGATGCTACCAGTTTAATTATTGCTCCCGGTTTTATTGATGTGCATACCCACATTGAGGGCGATGAAAAGAAAACCCCCAGTGCCGATAACTTTATTTATGATGGTGTTACTACCGTAATTACCGGTAATTGCGGAAGCTCCAACATCAATATAGCCCAATATTTTAAACAACTGGAAAGCATTAAGCTATCGGTAAACGTGGCCACCCTCATAGGCCATAACGATGTACGCGAGGCTGTTTTAGGCAAAGCCGCTGTAACGCCCAATGAAAAACAGCTGCAAAAAATGCAGGCCATTGTAGAGCAGGCCATGCGAGATGGCGCAGTAGGTTTTTCAACCGGTTTAATTTACACGCCCGGTTTGTACTCCAAAACGCCCGAGGTTGTTGCCCTGGCAAAGGCAGCCGCCAAATACCATGGGGTTTATACCTCGCACATGCGTAACGAAACGGATAAAATATTTGATGCCATTGCCGAGGCTATTGATATTGGCAGACAAGCCAATATACCGGTAGAGATATCGCATTTTAAGGTTGGTTTACCCAACTGGAACTGCTCGGCCGATATGATAGCCATGGTTGAAAAGGCAAGGCAGGAAGGTTTGGATGTAACGGTTGACCAATACCCCTACACAGCCAGCAGCACCACTTTAAATGTACTACTGCCCGACTGGCTGCAGGATGGCGGTCATGACTCGGTGTTGAAACGATTGAACAACCCGCTCATCCATCAAAAGGTGGTTGCCGAAATGATAACGGATATGAAAAGGCGTACCCGTGAGCATTTTGATTATGCGGTGGTGGCCCATTGCGATGGCGATCCATCTATCAACGGAAAAAACATTATGCAGATCAATATTGATAAAGGTCGCCCGTCAACCATCCCCAATGAAATTGAAACCATTTTAAATATCACCAAAATTGGCAGCGCCTCAATGGTATTTCATGGATTAAATGAGGTTGATGTAGAACGCATACTGCAATACCCGCTTACTATGGTCGCGTCCGATTCAGGCATCCGTTTATTTGGCGCCGGGGTACCGCATCCGCGCGGTTATGGCAGCAATGCCCGAGTGCTGGCTTATTATGTACGTGAAAAAAATATTATCAGGCTTGAGGACGCGGTGCGGAAAATGACCTCACTGCCCGCACAAAAATTCCACCTTACCAACCGGGGCTTATTACAGCCCGGTATGTTTGCAGATATTGTTATCTTTGACGCCAACACGGTTAAGGACCAGTCGACCTTTGAACATCCCCACGCCTATTCAACAGGGTTTAAGTATGTTTTGGTAAACGGGAATATAACTGTTGATAATTTTAAACACATTGGTACCAGAAAAGGTGTTATTTTGCACGGCCCCGGATATCAACAGAAATAA
- a CDS encoding Gfo/Idh/MocA family protein — MIKWGIIGCGRIAHRFMQGLHDVADTRLVSSWSRRPFTVNAFVEQYGGIACDSVDELLASDIDAVYIATLPDSHAAYSITALKAGKHVLCEKPVTVNLPELEQVITVAKDCNLLFMEGMKPAFYPLYLHLKEHLALDPIGPAGYVRAESSVADCPPEHPNYNLELAGGGLMQIGIYEAFLAVDWLGELQDVQAMGRFGQTGIDMFTVFQTLHTGGYSQLYAGFDLHGKGDALIAGPLGHITIHKNWWNPARATINYLDGRTVELDEPFTAGGLNYEIAHFCNLVKSGQTESPIISHQMSKQMIDLIDRARAEIGLKFPSEK, encoded by the coding sequence ATGATCAAGTGGGGAATAATAGGTTGCGGGCGCATTGCCCATAGGTTTATGCAGGGCCTTCATGACGTGGCCGATACCAGATTGGTATCGTCATGGTCAAGACGGCCCTTTACCGTTAATGCCTTTGTTGAACAATATGGTGGTATAGCCTGTGACAGTGTTGATGAGCTGCTGGCCAGCGATATTGACGCGGTTTACATTGCCACCCTGCCCGATAGCCATGCTGCTTACAGCATAACAGCATTAAAAGCTGGTAAACATGTACTTTGCGAGAAACCGGTAACCGTAAACCTGCCCGAACTGGAACAAGTGATTACTGTGGCCAAAGATTGCAATCTGCTTTTTATGGAAGGCATGAAACCGGCATTTTATCCATTATATCTCCATTTAAAAGAACATTTGGCTCTTGACCCTATTGGCCCGGCGGGTTATGTGCGTGCAGAATCCTCGGTAGCTGATTGCCCGCCCGAACACCCTAACTATAACCTTGAACTGGCAGGCGGCGGGCTTATGCAGATTGGTATATATGAAGCCTTTTTAGCTGTAGACTGGCTTGGAGAATTGCAGGATGTACAGGCCATGGGTCGGTTTGGCCAAACCGGGATAGATATGTTTACCGTATTTCAAACACTGCATACCGGGGGCTATTCCCAACTCTATGCCGGTTTTGACCTGCACGGCAAAGGCGACGCATTGATAGCAGGTCCGCTGGGCCATATCACCATCCATAAAAACTGGTGGAATCCCGCTCGAGCGACCATTAACTATCTTGATGGCCGTACCGTTGAACTTGATGAACCATTTACAGCTGGGGGCTTAAACTACGAGATAGCGCATTTTTGTAACCTGGTAAAATCGGGCCAAACAGAAAGCCCTATCATCAGCCATCAAATGTCGAAACAAATGATAGATCTTATTGACAGGGCCCGCGCGGAGATAGGATTAAAGTTTCCTTCCGAAAAATAA
- a CDS encoding metallophosphoesterase family protein has protein sequence MTTRREFIGAGLTGIAALTLLPAVNTFANVNNDYQRYSKAKPKLRFALASDIHYGQPGTDYALNTGNMVKWLNADHAQNHLDMVIVNGDLVHNRPDLLPEIKSKYLDKLSVPYHTIPGNHDFADATVWQKNFGYEDKYTVEFGDIGFVLANTADTKGTYLCPDNTFIKASLDKFANKKIVFVILHIAPYKWQKDDFFVDCPETIDLLHSYPNVKATFHGHDHLLDGIRYTGNKFPHFFDSHIGGDWGTEYKGYRIVEVDAQNAIYTYQVNASQNPVLNSNKL, from the coding sequence ATGACTACCCGCAGAGAATTTATTGGGGCCGGCTTAACCGGTATTGCAGCTTTAACCTTGTTGCCTGCTGTTAACACTTTTGCAAACGTTAATAATGATTACCAGCGCTATAGCAAAGCCAAACCAAAACTTCGTTTTGCACTGGCATCTGATATTCATTACGGACAACCGGGAACAGACTATGCACTGAATACTGGTAACATGGTTAAATGGCTGAATGCCGATCACGCTCAAAATCATCTGGACATGGTAATTGTTAACGGCGACCTGGTGCATAACCGCCCAGACCTGCTGCCCGAAATAAAATCCAAATACCTGGATAAGCTAAGCGTTCCATACCACACCATTCCGGGGAATCATGATTTTGCTGATGCTACCGTTTGGCAAAAGAACTTTGGTTACGAAGATAAATACACCGTAGAGTTTGGCGACATTGGCTTTGTGCTGGCTAATACCGCCGATACCAAAGGAACTTACCTTTGCCCTGATAATACTTTTATTAAAGCATCACTTGATAAGTTTGCCAATAAAAAGATAGTTTTTGTGATATTACACATCGCGCCTTATAAATGGCAAAAGGACGACTTCTTTGTCGATTGCCCGGAGACTATCGATCTGCTGCACAGCTATCCAAATGTGAAAGCCACTTTCCACGGGCATGATCACCTGTTGGATGGCATACGTTATACAGGCAACAAATTCCCGCATTTCTTTGACTCGCACATTGGCGGGGATTGGGGAACTGAGTATAAAGGATACCGTATAGTGGAGGTTGATGCGCAAAACGCTATTTACACCTACCAGGTTAACGCCAGCCAAAATCCGGTGCTTAATTCTAATAAACTGTAA
- a CDS encoding glycerophosphodiester phosphodiesterase family protein produces MRLAIIAAIALFAGLDAYVTNPAPVSKHKFIIAAHRGDHVVYPENTLAAYQEAVKNEADYVEIDLRTTKDGELISMHDASVNRMTNGSGLVKDLTLAELEHLRVKSKDTASTEIHRIPTFKQILKLCKNKINIYLDFKAADPILAYQMIKQHGMEKQVLVYINSTEQFEGWRKAAPKMPLMLSLPDSVKTVAGMDDFINKYQPDILDGTYKQYDAGMVKFAADKNIPVWPDIQSAGEGPADWDKALVIGLTGLQTDHPAALVKYLKGRGLR; encoded by the coding sequence ATGCGCTTAGCAATAATAGCAGCAATTGCCTTATTTGCAGGGTTGGATGCTTATGTAACCAACCCTGCTCCTGTATCAAAGCATAAATTTATAATAGCGGCCCATCGGGGCGATCACGTGGTATACCCCGAAAATACACTTGCCGCTTATCAGGAAGCCGTAAAAAATGAGGCCGATTATGTAGAGATAGACCTGCGAACCACAAAGGATGGCGAACTGATCAGCATGCATGATGCCAGCGTTAACCGAATGACCAACGGCAGCGGCCTGGTTAAGGACCTAACCCTCGCGGAACTTGAACACTTAAGGGTAAAAAGCAAGGACACTGCATCAACAGAAATTCATCGGATACCTACATTTAAGCAGATATTAAAGCTGTGTAAAAATAAGATCAATATCTATCTTGATTTTAAGGCAGCTGATCCGATACTGGCTTACCAAATGATAAAACAGCATGGTATGGAAAAGCAGGTGCTTGTTTACATTAACAGTACCGAACAGTTCGAGGGCTGGCGTAAAGCTGCCCCCAAAATGCCCCTGATGCTCAGTCTGCCCGATAGCGTCAAAACCGTAGCAGGAATGGACGATTTTATTAATAAATACCAACCTGATATCCTGGACGGCACCTACAAACAGTACGATGCAGGAATGGTGAAATTTGCAGCAGACAAAAACATACCTGTTTGGCCCGATATCCAAAGCGCGGGTGAAGGCCCCGCAGACTGGGACAAAGCATTGGTCATAGGCTTAACCGGCTTACAAACCGATCATCCGGCGGCGTTGGTGAAGTATTTAAAGGGGAGAGGGCTGAGGTAG
- a CDS encoding alkaline phosphatase family protein, whose amino-acid sequence MKKIILTLMLAGTFSVLFAQQHKTENVIIVTIDGLRWQEVFRGADSVLIDSKETNDKEEVRKNYWASSADERRKMLMPFFWSALVQQGQLYGNRDKGSKDEVANPYHFSYPGYNEIMTGFPDPRMNTNDAITNPNMNVLEFLNKQKGFEHKVAAFSSWERFTQILNTPRSGIINNSGYMKLTVPGINDRLTFLNEIQNEGPHFLGDSTRIDYLTFEFAKTYMKQFKPRAFYVAFDEPDDMAHAGNYKFYLDRIRQEDDYIKQLWQFVQTDPAYKNKTTLIVTCDHGRGDEPFIKWRDHGKDVLHSEQTWFAVLGPDTPASGEMKSDVTTYHKQLAQTIAKLLGFDFKAAAGHEVGDAIGSVMGK is encoded by the coding sequence ATGAAAAAAATAATTTTAACGCTCATGCTTGCCGGTACGTTTTCAGTATTATTTGCCCAGCAGCATAAAACCGAAAATGTAATTATTGTAACCATCGATGGCTTACGCTGGCAGGAAGTTTTCAGAGGCGCCGATTCGGTGCTGATCGATTCAAAAGAAACAAATGACAAAGAAGAAGTGCGCAAAAATTATTGGGCGTCATCGGCCGATGAACGCCGCAAAATGCTGATGCCTTTTTTTTGGTCGGCACTGGTACAGCAGGGGCAGTTATATGGCAACCGCGATAAAGGCAGTAAAGATGAAGTAGCCAATCCGTATCATTTTTCATATCCCGGCTATAACGAAATCATGACTGGGTTTCCTGACCCGAGGATGAACACTAACGATGCGATCACCAATCCCAATATGAATGTGTTGGAGTTTTTGAATAAGCAAAAGGGCTTCGAACACAAAGTGGCTGCTTTTTCGTCATGGGAACGGTTTACGCAGATCCTGAACACACCGCGCTCAGGTATAATTAACAACTCTGGTTACATGAAGCTGACCGTACCCGGTATTAATGACCGTTTAACATTTTTAAATGAGATACAAAACGAAGGTCCTCATTTCCTGGGCGACTCCACCCGTATTGATTATTTAACATTTGAGTTTGCAAAAACTTATATGAAGCAGTTTAAACCACGCGCGTTTTATGTAGCTTTTGACGAACCTGATGATATGGCACATGCCGGAAATTATAAATTTTATCTGGACCGCATTCGCCAGGAAGACGATTACATCAAACAACTATGGCAGTTTGTACAAACCGATCCGGCTTATAAAAACAAGACCACCCTTATTGTTACCTGCGACCATGGCAGGGGAGATGAGCCCTTTATAAAATGGCGTGATCATGGTAAAGACGTACTTCATTCAGAGCAAACCTGGTTTGCTGTTTTAGGTCCCGATACACCTGCTTCGGGCGAAATGAAATCAGACGTAACCACATATCACAAACAGCTTGCCCAAACCATAGCTAAATTGTTAGGGTTCGATTTTAAGGCAGCGGCGGGCCATGAAGTTGGTGACGCTATAGGGAGCGTTATGGGTAAATAA
- a CDS encoding SusD/RagB family nutrient-binding outer membrane lipoprotein has protein sequence MKKIFVNYMLPVFMVLAVTGCKKSFQELTQNNNVPSTVPASLLFNGILNKIADLPQTNNEIYCQYYLYNYDYYGNNRYDALANGGDNYYSTIKNVLDMEKQAAASGGAAVNPYEALGKFFRAYFFTKMSLEEGDIPMTEALKGLDNLTPAYDTQKAVMVQAFAWLESANADLTQLIKDPTVGGSGVGSSLTNDIYFNNDLSKWQKTVNTFRIRLLIALSKKTADIDVKTQFANIIGNPTKYPLMANNADNLQYTFVSPNNYYPTNPNNFGQNGSRQNMSATYVGLLTQLKDPRVFVTAEPSRYRVDTLKQSPTDFNSFVGADAGLDLGVMYNNATLQRYSFLNRKHFYSTYTGEPSVQIGYAELMFNIAEGINLGWASGDAEAYYVKGIQASFDSYTIPTGTGTFTVYFYRPGATKGTTDQTSYNTYQVNVNWNTYYAQPLVKYAGGATGRTQILQQRYLALFRHSGLESYFTYRRTGVPDFTTGPGTGNGSRIALRFEYPTSERTVNADNYNKALASQFGGKDDINGKMWILQ, from the coding sequence ATGAAAAAGATATTTGTTAACTATATGCTGCCAGTATTTATGGTATTGGCAGTAACAGGTTGTAAAAAGAGCTTTCAGGAGCTAACCCAAAACAATAACGTGCCCAGCACGGTTCCGGCGTCGCTGTTATTTAACGGTATATTGAATAAAATCGCCGATCTCCCTCAAACCAATAATGAGATCTATTGCCAGTACTACCTGTATAACTATGATTATTACGGAAATAATCGTTATGACGCGTTAGCCAACGGTGGCGACAATTATTACAGTACTATTAAAAATGTACTGGATATGGAAAAACAGGCAGCAGCCTCGGGCGGTGCGGCTGTTAACCCTTATGAAGCATTAGGTAAATTTTTTAGGGCTTATTTTTTCACTAAAATGAGTTTGGAAGAAGGCGATATCCCGATGACCGAAGCGTTAAAAGGTCTTGACAACTTAACCCCTGCATATGATACCCAAAAGGCGGTTATGGTACAGGCATTTGCGTGGCTCGAAAGTGCTAACGCTGATCTTACCCAACTGATCAAAGATCCAACTGTTGGAGGTTCTGGTGTGGGCTCATCATTAACCAACGATATTTACTTTAACAATGATCTTTCAAAATGGCAAAAAACAGTGAATACCTTCCGTATCAGGTTGTTAATAGCTTTAAGCAAAAAAACAGCTGATATTGATGTTAAAACGCAATTCGCCAATATCATTGGTAATCCAACCAAATATCCATTGATGGCTAACAATGCCGATAACCTGCAATACACTTTCGTTTCGCCAAACAACTATTACCCTACAAACCCGAACAATTTTGGGCAAAATGGTTCAAGGCAAAACATGTCGGCTACTTATGTTGGCCTGCTTACTCAATTGAAAGATCCAAGGGTATTTGTTACTGCCGAGCCTTCGCGTTACAGGGTAGATACCTTAAAGCAAAGCCCTACCGATTTTAATTCATTTGTTGGTGCCGATGCGGGGCTTGACCTTGGTGTAATGTACAATAACGCCACTTTGCAACGTTACTCGTTTTTAAACCGCAAGCATTTTTATTCAACCTATACTGGTGAACCAAGCGTACAAATAGGTTATGCCGAGCTGATGTTTAATATTGCCGAAGGTATTAACCTGGGCTGGGCATCAGGCGATGCCGAAGCATATTACGTTAAAGGTATACAGGCATCTTTTGATTCTTATACCATACCTACAGGCACCGGTACATTTACCGTATACTTTTATCGTCCGGGCGCAACAAAAGGTACTACTGATCAAACCAGTTATAACACTTACCAGGTCAACGTAAACTGGAATACCTATTATGCACAGCCTTTGGTAAAATATGCCGGCGGCGCTACAGGCCGTACTCAAATATTACAGCAAAGGTACCTGGCGTTGTTCCGTCATTCGGGTTTAGAATCATACTTTACTTACCGCCGTACCGGGGTGCCTGATTTTACAACCGGCCCGGGTACAGGTAATGGTAGCCGTATAGCGCTGCGTTTTGAGTACCCAACATCAGAAAGAACTGTAAATGCTGATAATTATAATAAAGCATTAGCCAGCCAGTTTGGGGGCAAGGATGATATAAACGGCAAAATGTGGATACTGCAATAA
- a CDS encoding SusC/RagA family TonB-linked outer membrane protein, translating into MNKFYQNLKTLITVLLFCIAPSILFGQTKISGRVTDENRLPLPGVSVRIKDQTKGTVTDVDGRYSITASVGQTLVFTFVGFAPQTVVVGDNAILNVSLRGDSKALNEVVVTALGVKKETRRIGYALQAVSGADVTTARDPNPITGLTGKVAGLSVGPSAELLGNPSVLIRGNSVTLYVVDGFPINTDTYNISPDDIETYTVLKGPAAAALYGSRAQNGAILITTKKGEKNKKGLTVDINSSTVINTGFLAFPRTQNSFGAGENTFYTFVDGKGGAPGGVDSDYDVWGPYFAGQLIPQYDSPVINGVRQATPYTARGKDNLKNFLKTGYQTNNNISLGSVGDTYVTRFSFSQQHQTSYIPSQYLDIANANFYASFTPTSRWKFEANVDFNRQSTDNFPDVQYGPNSIIYNIAVWTGADWDINAPDIKAIWQPGKEGVQSVFAEYTRYHNPYLLTEKWTRGHYKNDLYGYLSGNYKINDNLNATLRSQINTYNILRTEDLPFSAHPYGREGNQGDYREDRRNLFDNNTELLVNYNYTIKNFLNLSGLVGSNLRSFSYNSSWTSTDYLNVPEIYTFANSRNAVQSTAFSSQQRVLSGYYSLDATFGKYATLSSTGRVDKSSAFQNVTTYYYPSISAATVISDYIKLPEVISFLKARASYSTVKSDASSPTIGPAPFNAISAFAGQTTTSNPNDNPLFLNPLGYGSTYNSPYNGPSYQLNPFYLTGKPYNSQPAASASDFLYQPGIKTSTRVNYEEGFDIKFLQNRLGFSGTAFQYIDGPQILANSISTASGYTTLYLNALKTKKTGYEGSLEGTPIKNLGGFTWNILVNVSTFKDVYEELPAGQGIYKQFFKQGDRTDKLYGTAFARTPDGKIINDDAGKPLALPVSQYLGNENAKYQWSIANKVRYKNFNLGFQFDGSVGGVIIDYMHNKTMRGGSNIETATGALGDARYKDWQNFGKSGYNGSYVGEGVTVSNGTSINYDPVTGKISNYSALQYSPNKQTALVQDYVSKYYNVDESNLMSKTFSKLREVTLGYDFPKAWLDRSFIKRASVSVYGRNLLYFYGDKRFKDVDLDQYNYATSSTVLQSPTVRSYGVNLNVSF; encoded by the coding sequence ATGAACAAGTTTTACCAGAATTTAAAAACCCTTATAACGGTTTTGTTATTTTGTATTGCTCCATCTATTTTATTTGGACAAACCAAAATAAGCGGTAGAGTTACCGATGAAAACCGCCTTCCGCTCCCAGGTGTGAGTGTAAGAATTAAAGATCAAACAAAAGGTACTGTCACTGATGTGGATGGCCGCTACAGCATTACTGCCAGCGTTGGTCAAACACTTGTTTTTACCTTTGTTGGCTTTGCTCCGCAAACAGTAGTTGTTGGCGATAATGCTATATTAAACGTAAGTCTGCGTGGCGACAGTAAAGCCCTTAACGAAGTTGTGGTAACCGCTCTTGGTGTTAAAAAAGAAACCCGGCGCATTGGTTACGCGCTACAGGCCGTTAGTGGCGCTGATGTAACTACTGCCCGCGACCCTAACCCTATCACCGGCTTAACAGGTAAAGTGGCTGGTTTATCAGTAGGGCCATCGGCCGAGTTGCTTGGTAACCCATCAGTATTAATAAGGGGTAACTCGGTAACCTTATACGTTGTTGACGGTTTCCCGATCAATACCGATACCTATAACATCAGTCCTGATGATATTGAAACATATACCGTGCTAAAAGGTCCTGCTGCTGCCGCGCTATATGGTAGCCGTGCACAGAATGGTGCTATTTTAATCACCACTAAAAAAGGTGAAAAAAACAAAAAAGGCCTAACAGTTGATATAAACAGCAGTACGGTAATTAATACCGGTTTCCTGGCTTTCCCTCGTACACAAAATTCGTTTGGTGCGGGTGAAAACACTTTTTATACCTTTGTTGATGGTAAGGGTGGTGCACCAGGTGGTGTAGATAGTGATTATGACGTTTGGGGACCTTATTTCGCGGGTCAGTTAATACCGCAGTATGACAGCCCTGTTATTAATGGTGTACGTCAGGCCACTCCATACACGGCTCGTGGTAAAGACAATCTGAAAAACTTTTTGAAAACAGGTTATCAAACCAATAACAACATTTCATTAGGTTCTGTTGGCGATACCTACGTAACACGTTTTTCGTTTTCACAGCAACATCAAACCAGCTATATCCCATCACAATACCTTGATATAGCCAACGCTAATTTTTACGCTTCATTTACCCCAACTTCCCGCTGGAAATTTGAAGCTAATGTTGATTTCAACAGGCAATCAACGGATAATTTCCCTGACGTTCAATACGGACCTAACAGTATTATCTATAATATAGCTGTATGGACCGGAGCTGACTGGGATATTAACGCACCTGATATTAAAGCCATCTGGCAGCCAGGTAAAGAAGGTGTACAATCTGTATTTGCCGAATATACCCGTTACCATAACCCTTATTTATTAACCGAAAAATGGACAAGGGGCCATTACAAAAATGATTTATACGGTTATTTATCTGGTAACTACAAGATCAATGATAACCTGAATGCTACCTTACGCTCGCAGATCAATACCTACAACATATTACGTACAGAGGACCTGCCGTTTTCGGCACACCCTTATGGTCGTGAAGGTAATCAGGGTGACTATCGCGAAGACCGCCGCAATCTGTTTGATAACAACACCGAGTTGTTGGTTAACTATAACTACACTATCAAAAACTTCCTGAATTTATCAGGTTTGGTAGGTTCAAACCTGCGCAGCTTTAGTTATAACTCCAGCTGGACATCGACAGATTATTTGAACGTACCTGAGATTTACACTTTTGCTAACTCCAGGAACGCTGTACAGTCAACTGCTTTCAGCTCACAGCAACGTGTACTAAGCGGTTATTATTCGTTGGATGCAACTTTTGGTAAATATGCTACCTTATCAAGTACCGGTCGTGTTGATAAATCATCTGCTTTCCAAAATGTAACTACTTATTATTATCCAAGTATATCAGCAGCAACGGTAATTTCTGACTATATTAAGCTGCCTGAAGTTATATCTTTCTTAAAGGCAAGGGCTTCATACTCTACAGTAAAATCTGATGCCTCAAGCCCAACCATTGGTCCGGCTCCTTTTAATGCTATTTCTGCATTCGCTGGTCAAACTACTACCAGCAACCCTAATGATAACCCCTTGTTTTTAAACCCGCTGGGTTACGGTAGTACTTATAACTCGCCTTATAACGGTCCAAGTTACCAGCTTAATCCGTTTTACTTAACCGGCAAGCCTTATAACAGCCAGCCTGCCGCTTCTGCTTCCGACTTCCTGTATCAGCCAGGTATAAAAACCTCTACCCGTGTAAACTACGAGGAAGGTTTTGATATTAAATTTTTACAGAACCGTTTAGGTTTTTCGGGTACAGCTTTTCAGTATATTGATGGTCCGCAGATATTAGCTAACAGTATATCAACAGCTTCTGGTTATACTACTTTATACCTGAACGCCTTGAAAACTAAAAAAACTGGTTATGAGGGTTCATTAGAAGGTACGCCAATTAAAAACTTAGGCGGCTTTACCTGGAATATCTTGGTTAACGTATCAACCTTTAAAGATGTTTACGAAGAACTACCTGCAGGGCAAGGCATTTACAAGCAGTTCTTTAAACAAGGCGACCGTACCGATAAATTATACGGTACCGCCTTTGCAAGAACCCCGGATGGAAAGATCATTAATGACGATGCTGGTAAACCTTTAGCGTTACCGGTTTCGCAATACCTGGGTAACGAGAACGCCAAATATCAATGGAGTATAGCCAACAAAGTACGCTACAAAAACTTTAACCTTGGTTTCCAGTTTGATGGCTCAGTTGGTGGTGTTATTATTGATTATATGCACAACAAAACCATGCGTGGTGGTTCAAACATTGAAACCGCTACCGGCGCTCTGGGTGATGCCCGTTATAAAGACTGGCAAAACTTTGGTAAATCAGGTTATAACGGCAGCTATGTTGGCGAAGGTGTAACCGTATCAAACGGAACTTCTATAAACTACGATCCGGTGACCGGTAAAATATCAAATTATAGTGCGCTGCAATATTCACCTAACAAGCAAACTGCTTTGGTACAGGATTATGTAAGTAAGTATTATAATGTTGACGAGTCGAACCTGATGAGCAAAACATTCTCTAAACTGCGCGAGGTAACCCTGGGTTATGACTTCCCGAAAGCATGGTTGGATAGATCATTTATCAAAAGAGCATCGGTATCTGTGTATGGCCGCAACTTATTATACTTCTATGGTGACAAACGCTTTAAGGATGTGGATTTAGATCAGTACAATTATGCCACCTCAAGCACTGTTTTGCAGTCGCCAACAGTACGTAGCTATGGTGTCAACTTAAATGTATCATTCTAA
- a CDS encoding phosphonate degradation HD-domain oxygenase, with amino-acid sequence MSFSLYNPQAVVNEIFSLYEKFGDEDYIGEPVSQLEHMSQAAALAQAEGYDDEVVLAAFFHDIGHLCADADETESMDGMGNVDHEQLGADYLLERGFSERVAHLVQGHVIAKRYLTYKYPEYYNRLSDASKATLAFQGGVMTEEEAADFELDPDAELIIRLRYWDDMAKEMNVPVNNIDHLKLIALTHLQLVNS; translated from the coding sequence ATGTCATTTTCTTTATATAATCCGCAAGCCGTTGTGAACGAAATTTTTTCGCTATACGAAAAATTTGGTGATGAAGATTATATAGGCGAACCTGTTTCACAATTAGAACACATGTCGCAAGCTGCAGCTTTGGCCCAGGCCGAAGGTTATGATGATGAAGTGGTACTGGCAGCTTTTTTTCATGATATAGGGCATTTATGCGCCGATGCGGACGAAACCGAAAGTATGGATGGCATGGGCAACGTTGACCATGAACAATTGGGAGCCGACTACTTGCTTGAACGTGGCTTTTCAGAACGCGTTGCTCACCTGGTGCAGGGCCATGTAATAGCCAAAAGATACCTTACTTATAAATATCCGGAATATTATAATCGCCTGTCGGATGCCAGCAAAGCTACACTGGCGTTTCAAGGCGGTGTGATGACCGAAGAAGAGGCGGCCGATTTTGAGCTTGATCCGGATGCTGAGCTTATTATCAGGCTGCGGTATTGGGACGATATGGCCAAAGAGATGAATGTCCCCGTAAATAATATTGATCATTTAAAGTTAATAGCGCTTACTCATTTACAACTGGTAAACAGTTAA